The following are from one region of the Pelagibius sp. CAU 1746 genome:
- the moaB gene encoding molybdenum cofactor biosynthesis protein B, which translates to MARIDESLPFLPVNIAVLTISDTRTLADDKSGQRLEEMIAADGHKLARRDIVTDDTDKIVAALKALIADPEVDCILTTGGTGVTGRDVTPEAFKQVMEKEIEGFGELFRMLSYQKVGTSTMQSRAIGGVADGTYLFALPGSPSACKDGWEDILKFQLDSRHRPCNLVELMPRLKEHLKAAS; encoded by the coding sequence ATGGCTCGAATTGACGAATCGCTCCCCTTCCTGCCCGTTAACATCGCTGTCCTGACCATTTCCGACACCCGGACCCTGGCCGACGACAAGTCCGGCCAGCGCCTGGAGGAAATGATCGCCGCCGACGGCCACAAGCTGGCCAGGCGCGACATCGTCACCGACGACACCGACAAGATCGTCGCCGCCCTGAAGGCGCTGATCGCCGACCCGGAGGTCGACTGCATCCTGACCACCGGCGGCACCGGCGTGACCGGGCGCGACGTGACACCGGAAGCCTTCAAGCAGGTGATGGAGAAGGAGATCGAGGGCTTCGGCGAGCTGTTCCGCATGCTCAGCTACCAGAAGGTCGGCACCTCGACCATGCAGAGCCGCGCCATCGGCGGCGTCGCCGACGGCACCTACCTCTTCGCCCTGCCCGGCTCTCCCTCCGCTTGCAAGGACGGCTGGGAGGACATCCTGAAGTTCCAGCTCGACTCGCGCCACCGGCCCTGCAATCTGGTCGAGCTGATGCCGCGCCTGAAGGAACACCTGAAGGCCGCGAGCTGA
- a CDS encoding lytic transglycosylase domain-containing protein: MRGVVLAAAAACIAWTAPQSAGAQTSTLQQPAPQQLSGVLQPRDLTPSAALPGGMAPNRPSNSLAGPDGLPAVLQAHDAEAYRRIFALQESGRWKDADRLIAGLSDRRLMGHVLAQRYLHPTAYRSKYLELKEWMDHYADHPQAKRIYKLALKRRPANYRRPQPPAAVRTGVSWTAARASTDYVSPRPRSKAMRRKVSRVQRQVRRNVLRQRFTVTEKLLGQASVRNLLDEVELDEARALVASGWFYYGDTQRAYALAAPAAHRSGRAAPMINWIAGLAAWRLGHIDEAAVFFETLAGADNVAGWNVAAGAYWAARAHLKQQRPDRSSPLLRRAAEYQRTFYGLLARRALGMRIEFDFGSHRLGPEMTERLNRSPVGSRALALLQVGDREAAEDELVNAGRWGDPQQGEALLALAQHAKMPALAFRMGSQLARAKAGEQAGGALDAALYPIPPWQPQSGFSLDRALIYAVMRQESAFNTRAKSPDGARGLMQLMPRTASYMDKGGHYHRGNRRNELFEPSLNMELGQRYIAYLLEHERVQGDLFRLTTAYNGGPGNLGKWERAIKADHDPLLFIEALPSKETRLFIERVLTNLWIYRERLGQPAPSLERLAGGDWPRYEALDGTRAEVALNGSN; the protein is encoded by the coding sequence GTGCGCGGCGTCGTTCTTGCGGCCGCGGCGGCCTGTATCGCCTGGACCGCCCCCCAGAGCGCCGGCGCCCAGACCTCCACGCTCCAGCAGCCCGCCCCCCAACAGCTTTCCGGCGTACTGCAGCCCCGGGACCTGACCCCCTCGGCCGCCCTGCCAGGCGGCATGGCGCCCAACCGCCCCTCGAATTCGCTCGCCGGCCCCGACGGCCTGCCGGCCGTGCTGCAGGCCCACGACGCCGAGGCCTACCGCCGTATCTTCGCGCTGCAGGAAAGCGGCCGCTGGAAAGACGCCGACCGCCTGATCGCCGGCCTGAGCGACCGCAGGCTCATGGGCCACGTGCTGGCCCAGCGCTACCTGCATCCCACGGCCTATCGCTCCAAGTACCTGGAGCTGAAGGAGTGGATGGACCACTACGCCGACCACCCCCAGGCCAAGCGCATCTACAAGCTGGCCCTGAAGCGGCGCCCGGCCAACTACCGCCGCCCGCAGCCGCCGGCCGCGGTCAGGACCGGAGTTTCCTGGACCGCCGCGCGCGCCAGCACGGACTACGTCTCGCCGCGCCCGCGCTCCAAGGCGATGCGCCGCAAGGTGTCGCGCGTGCAGCGCCAGGTGCGCCGCAACGTGCTGCGCCAGCGCTTCACCGTCACCGAGAAGCTGCTGGGCCAGGCCTCCGTGAGGAACCTGCTGGACGAGGTCGAGCTGGACGAGGCCCGCGCCCTGGTGGCCAGCGGCTGGTTCTACTACGGCGACACCCAGCGCGCTTACGCCCTGGCCGCGCCGGCCGCGCACCGCTCCGGCCGCGCCGCGCCGATGATCAACTGGATCGCCGGCCTCGCAGCCTGGCGCCTGGGCCACATCGACGAGGCCGCGGTCTTCTTCGAGACCCTCGCGGGGGCCGACAACGTGGCCGGCTGGAACGTCGCCGCCGGCGCCTACTGGGCCGCCCGCGCGCACCTGAAGCAGCAGCGTCCCGACCGCAGCAGCCCGCTGCTGCGCCGCGCCGCCGAATACCAGCGCACCTTCTACGGCCTGCTGGCGCGCCGCGCCCTGGGCATGCGCATCGAGTTCGATTTCGGCTCCCACCGGCTGGGTCCGGAAATGACCGAGCGGCTCAACCGGAGCCCGGTCGGCAGCCGCGCCCTGGCGCTGCTCCAGGTCGGCGACCGCGAGGCCGCCGAGGACGAACTGGTCAACGCCGGGCGCTGGGGCGACCCGCAGCAGGGCGAGGCACTGCTGGCACTGGCGCAGCACGCCAAGATGCCGGCGCTGGCCTTCCGCATGGGCAGCCAGTTGGCCCGCGCCAAGGCCGGCGAGCAGGCCGGCGGCGCGCTGGACGCCGCGCTCTATCCCATCCCGCCCTGGCAGCCGCAGAGCGGCTTCTCCCTGGACCGGGCGTTGATCTACGCCGTCATGCGCCAGGAATCGGCCTTCAACACCAGGGCCAAGAGCCCGGACGGCGCGCGCGGGCTGATGCAGCTCATGCCGCGCACCGCCAGCTATATGGACAAGGGCGGCCACTATCACCGTGGCAACCGGCGCAACGAGCTGTTCGAGCCGAGCCTGAACATGGAGCTGGGCCAGCGCTACATCGCCTATCTGCTGGAGCACGAAAGGGTGCAGGGCGACCTCTTCCGCCTGACCACCGCCTACAACGGCGGACCGGGCAACCTGGGCAAGTGGGAGCGCGCCATCAAGGCCGACCACGACCCGCTGCTGTTCATCGAAGCCCTGCCCTCGAAGGAAACCCGCCTGTTCATCGAACGGGTGCTGACCAACCTGTGGATCTACCGCGAGCGCCTGGGCCAGCCCGCGCCCTCGCTGGAACGACTTGCAGGCGGCGACTGGCCGCGCTACGAAGCCTTGGACGGAACCCGTGCCGAGGTCGCGCTCAATGGCTCGAATTGA
- a CDS encoding uracil-DNA glycosylase — translation MSTPPKQQVSERDLLEALKWQIEAGADEAVGALPLDRTALPAAAPAATPAGGRPAPAAAPAAPAPAQGLADASRPPPAAQGRPAPSLTSASEAQASAQRLAAAAKTIEEIRQALDSFEGCPLKATATNLCLFDGNPEARIMIIGEAPGAQEDRQGKPFVGPAGQLLDRMLAAIGLDRTQVYITNLLYWRPPGNRNPTPGEIASCLPFLERQIEILQPKLLLLVGGMSAKTLLHRTEGILKLRGRWADYHHPRLEHPVPALPTLHPAYLLRQPAQKREAWRDLLSFAEAMEREGLTAAAAATAD, via the coding sequence ATGAGCACGCCCCCCAAGCAACAGGTCAGCGAACGGGATCTCCTCGAGGCCCTGAAATGGCAGATCGAAGCCGGCGCCGACGAAGCGGTCGGAGCGCTGCCGCTCGACCGGACCGCGCTGCCTGCCGCAGCCCCCGCCGCGACACCCGCCGGCGGCCGGCCCGCCCCGGCGGCGGCCCCGGCCGCGCCTGCCCCCGCCCAAGGCTTGGCAGACGCGTCCCGGCCCCCGCCGGCGGCGCAGGGCCGCCCGGCCCCCAGCCTGACCTCGGCCAGCGAGGCCCAGGCTTCGGCCCAGCGCCTGGCCGCGGCCGCCAAGACCATCGAGGAGATCCGTCAAGCCCTGGACAGCTTCGAGGGCTGCCCCCTGAAGGCGACAGCCACCAATCTCTGCCTCTTCGACGGCAACCCCGAGGCCAGGATCATGATCATCGGCGAGGCCCCGGGCGCCCAGGAGGACCGCCAGGGCAAGCCCTTCGTCGGCCCGGCGGGCCAACTGCTGGACCGCATGCTGGCGGCCATCGGCCTGGACCGCACCCAGGTCTACATCACCAACCTGCTGTACTGGCGCCCGCCGGGAAACCGTAACCCGACGCCGGGCGAGATCGCCTCCTGCCTGCCCTTCCTGGAGCGGCAGATCGAAATCCTGCAGCCAAAACTGCTGCTGCTGGTCGGCGGCATGTCGGCCAAGACCCTGCTGCACCGCACGGAAGGCATCCTGAAGCTGCGCGGGCGCTGGGCCGACTATCACCATCCGCGCCTGGAGCATCCGGTCCCGGCCCTGCCGACCCTGCATCCCGCCTATCTGCTGCGCCAGCCGGCCCAGAAGCGCGAGGCCTGGCGCGATCTGCTGTCCTTCGCCGAGGCGATGGAGCGCGAGGGCCTGACCGCGGCCGCGGCGGCGACCGCCGACTAG
- a CDS encoding electron transfer flavoprotein-ubiquinone oxidoreductase, with translation MEREFMEYDVVIVGAGPAGLSAAIRLRQLSAESGRDISVCVLEKGSEVGAHILSGAVLEPRALDELIPDWKDKGAPLNAPVGKEKFMLLSEKGGISLPVWMLPAQMQNHGNYVVSLGNVCRWLAEQAEALGAEIYPGFAAAEVLYHDDGPLKGRVKGVATGDMGVARDGSHKDSYQPGMELHGRYTLFGEGCRGSLTKQLEAKFGLREGADPQTYGIGIKELWELDPAKHETGTVIHTAGWPMNNTTWGGSFIYHLENNQAYVGYVIGLDYDNPHLSTFDEMQRFKTHPAIRPMLEGGKRISYGARALNEGGLQSLPKLVFPGGALIGCGAGFLNVPKIKGSHNAMKTGMLAAEAAFEAIAQAGEDGEAPAVLEAFPQKVEASWVHEELHKARNFRPSFAKWGLYGAMLYGAFDMKLLGGRAPWTFHHKHADNESLKPAAEMPKIDYPKPDGVVTFDKPSSVFISNTNHEEDQPVHLTLKDASVPVEHNLKLFDEPAQRYCPAGVYEIVRDDDGGNPRLQINAQNCVHCKTCDIKDPTQNIVWVTPEGGGGPNYPNM, from the coding sequence TTGGAACGCGAATTCATGGAATACGACGTGGTCATCGTCGGCGCCGGCCCGGCGGGCCTCTCGGCGGCCATCCGCCTGCGGCAGCTCTCGGCGGAAAGCGGCCGGGACATCTCGGTCTGCGTACTCGAGAAGGGCTCCGAGGTCGGCGCCCACATCCTCTCCGGCGCGGTGCTGGAGCCGCGCGCCCTCGACGAGCTGATTCCCGACTGGAAGGACAAGGGCGCCCCCTTGAACGCCCCGGTCGGCAAGGAGAAGTTCATGCTGCTCTCGGAGAAGGGCGGCATTTCCCTGCCGGTCTGGATGCTGCCCGCGCAGATGCAGAACCACGGCAACTACGTGGTCTCCCTGGGCAACGTCTGCCGCTGGCTCGCCGAGCAGGCCGAGGCCCTGGGCGCGGAGATCTATCCCGGCTTCGCCGCGGCCGAGGTGCTCTACCACGACGACGGCCCTTTGAAAGGGCGCGTCAAGGGCGTGGCCACCGGCGACATGGGCGTCGCCCGGGACGGCAGCCACAAGGACAGCTACCAGCCGGGTATGGAACTGCACGGCCGCTACACTCTGTTCGGCGAGGGCTGCCGCGGCTCGCTCACCAAGCAATTGGAGGCCAAGTTCGGCCTGCGCGAGGGGGCCGATCCGCAGACCTACGGCATCGGCATCAAGGAGCTGTGGGAACTGGACCCCGCCAAGCACGAGACCGGCACGGTGATCCACACCGCCGGCTGGCCGATGAACAACACCACCTGGGGCGGCTCCTTCATCTACCACTTGGAGAACAACCAGGCCTATGTCGGCTACGTCATCGGCCTGGATTACGACAATCCGCATCTCTCGACCTTCGACGAGATGCAGCGCTTCAAGACCCACCCGGCGATCCGTCCGATGCTGGAAGGCGGCAAGCGCATTTCCTACGGCGCCCGCGCCCTCAACGAAGGCGGTCTGCAGTCGCTGCCGAAACTGGTGTTTCCGGGCGGGGCGCTGATCGGCTGCGGCGCCGGCTTCCTCAACGTGCCGAAGATCAAGGGCAGCCACAACGCCATGAAGACCGGCATGCTGGCCGCCGAGGCCGCCTTCGAGGCCATCGCCCAGGCAGGCGAGGACGGCGAGGCGCCGGCGGTCCTGGAGGCTTTCCCGCAGAAGGTCGAAGCCTCCTGGGTCCACGAGGAGCTGCACAAGGCGCGCAACTTCCGGCCCTCTTTCGCCAAGTGGGGACTCTATGGCGCCATGCTCTACGGCGCTTTCGACATGAAGCTGCTGGGCGGCAGGGCGCCCTGGACCTTCCATCACAAGCACGCCGACAACGAAAGCCTGAAGCCGGCGGCGGAGATGCCGAAGATCGACTACCCGAAGCCCGACGGCGTCGTCACCTTCGACAAGCCGTCCTCGGTCTTCATCTCCAACACCAACCACGAGGAGGACCAGCCGGTCCACCTGACGCTGAAGGACGCGTCCGTTCCCGTCGAGCATAACCTGAAGCTCTTCGACGAACCGGCCCAGCGCTACTGCCCGGCGGGCGTCTACGAGATCGTCCGCGACGACGACGGTGGCAATCCGCGCCTGCAGATCAATGCGCAGAACTGCGTCCACTGCAAGACCTGCGACATCAAGGACCCGACGCAGAACATCGTCTGGGTGACGCCGGAAGGCGGCGGCGGCCCCAATTACCCCAATATGTGA
- a CDS encoding tetratricopeptide repeat protein translates to MSNLRVFLRRTVWSQRAKWSRTAFIALAAGFVPAACGAESPVQSAGLDTQVAQAAQPAPPPAISSPYGAYLAGLVARGNGDLDAATDYMLQALRYDPDNPEVLFPALQLAAATGRQEDAAGLSARVLEREPQHSLATLILAVEAARTGDMDKADELLAGLPQRNFDQVLVPMLRAWVQTGQGDPDGGLETLSVLKGDRGASVLYGLHAALIGEVAGRPEQAAQEYEALLSSAGRPTLRLTWLAGSFFERHGQRERALALYREFVGSTVGSDILLPMLERAERGDDSPAEVSAATDGMAEVLFNLAGLLSQEQADDAALVYLHQALVLRPDFIMAKVLLGEILQKQGRSRAAIAAYRQVPQGSPFGWIVSLRIADELQQMGDNEAALSELDRLAAERPDAYEPMMRKGNLLRIEERFDEAVVAYDEAVARIERGGEIGPHHWSLLYFRGIALERADQWERAEADFKHALGLKPEQPYVMNYLAYSWVEKKQNLDEAEAMLERAVKLRPRDGYIVDSLGWVYYRLGRYEEAVTQLERAVELRPQDPTINDHLGDAFWQVGRKHEARFQWHRALSLDPEEDQIPVIEKKIEDGITTPPEDI, encoded by the coding sequence TTGTCGAACCTTCGGGTCTTCCTGCGTCGTACCGTCTGGTCTCAGCGGGCCAAGTGGTCCAGGACGGCGTTCATCGCCCTGGCGGCCGGCTTCGTGCCCGCCGCCTGCGGTGCGGAATCCCCGGTGCAGAGCGCCGGCCTCGACACCCAGGTCGCCCAGGCCGCGCAGCCGGCCCCGCCGCCGGCGATTTCCTCGCCCTACGGCGCCTACCTGGCCGGCCTGGTGGCGCGCGGCAACGGCGACCTGGACGCGGCCACCGACTACATGCTGCAGGCGCTGCGCTACGACCCGGACAACCCGGAGGTCCTCTTCCCCGCCCTGCAACTGGCCGCCGCCACCGGCCGCCAGGAGGATGCCGCCGGCCTGTCGGCGCGGGTCCTGGAGCGCGAACCTCAGCACAGCCTCGCCACGCTGATCCTGGCGGTGGAGGCGGCCAGGACCGGCGATATGGACAAGGCGGACGAGCTGCTGGCCGGGTTGCCGCAACGCAATTTCGATCAGGTTCTGGTGCCCATGCTGCGGGCCTGGGTGCAGACCGGCCAGGGCGACCCGGACGGCGGCCTGGAGACGCTGTCGGTGCTGAAGGGCGACCGCGGCGCCAGCGTGCTCTACGGCCTGCACGCCGCCTTGATCGGCGAGGTCGCGGGGCGCCCGGAGCAGGCCGCCCAGGAGTACGAGGCCCTGTTGTCGTCGGCGGGCCGGCCGACGCTGCGCCTGACCTGGCTGGCCGGCAGCTTCTTCGAACGTCACGGCCAGCGCGAGCGGGCCTTGGCGCTGTACCGCGAATTCGTCGGCTCCACCGTCGGTTCCGACATTCTGCTGCCGATGCTGGAGCGCGCCGAGCGGGGCGATGACAGCCCGGCCGAGGTTTCCGCGGCCACCGACGGCATGGCCGAGGTGCTGTTCAACCTGGCCGGCCTGCTGAGCCAGGAGCAGGCCGACGATGCCGCGCTGGTCTATCTGCACCAGGCACTGGTGCTGCGGCCCGACTTCATCATGGCGAAGGTGCTGCTGGGCGAGATCCTGCAGAAGCAGGGCCGCAGCCGCGCCGCCATCGCCGCCTACCGCCAGGTGCCGCAGGGATCTCCCTTCGGCTGGATCGTGAGCCTGCGCATCGCCGACGAACTGCAGCAGATGGGCGACAACGAGGCAGCGCTCAGCGAGCTCGACCGCCTTGCCGCCGAGCGCCCCGACGCTTACGAGCCGATGATGCGCAAGGGCAACCTGCTGCGTATCGAGGAACGTTTCGACGAAGCGGTGGTGGCCTATGACGAGGCCGTGGCGCGCATCGAACGCGGCGGCGAGATCGGCCCGCATCACTGGTCGCTGCTCTACTTCCGCGGCATCGCCCTGGAGCGCGCCGACCAGTGGGAGCGCGCGGAGGCCGACTTCAAGCACGCCCTCGGCCTGAAGCCGGAGCAGCCCTATGTGATGAACTATCTGGCTTACTCCTGGGTCGAGAAGAAGCAGAACCTGGACGAGGCGGAGGCCATGCTGGAACGGGCGGTGAAACTGCGCCCGCGCGACGGCTACATCGTCGACAGCCTCGGCTGGGTCTACTACCGCCTCGGGCGCTACGAGGAAGCGGTGACGCAGTTGGAGAGGGCCGTCGAACTGCGGCCCCAGGATCCGACCATCAACGACCATCTCGGCGACGCCTTCTGGCAGGTCGGGCGCAAGCACGAGGCGCGCTTCCAGTGGCACCGCGCCTTGAGCCTCGATCCGGAAGAGGACCAGATCCCGGTGATCGAAAAGAAGATCGAGGACGGCATCACGACTCCGCCCGAGGACATCTGA
- a CDS encoding 4-(cytidine 5'-diphospho)-2-C-methyl-D-erythritol kinase: protein MSDAASVAVVEDAWAKINLTLQITGRRPDGYHELNSLVVFAEVGDRLTFAPLEGGGLDLTVEGPQAGPLLHQHDNLVLAAALALGKRAGISAGAAMTLTKNLPVASGIGGGSADAAAALRGLARLWGVSLPLAKMEALALELGADVPVCLRGAPVVMSGIGEKLEPVPALPPLWLVLVNPGVAVSTAAVFAGREGDFSQAPEPLLPPLGLVALIDWLAARPNDLQAAACRLAPAVVEVLAVLDGLPDCLLARMSGSGATCFGLFESEAAAHDAAEALVRQHPDWWVAPALLRA, encoded by the coding sequence GTGAGTGACGCTGCTTCCGTTGCCGTCGTCGAAGACGCCTGGGCGAAGATCAACCTGACCCTGCAGATCACCGGACGCCGCCCCGACGGCTATCACGAACTGAACAGCCTCGTGGTCTTCGCCGAGGTCGGCGACCGGCTCACTTTCGCGCCCCTGGAGGGCGGCGGCCTCGATCTGACGGTCGAGGGACCGCAGGCGGGACCTCTCCTGCACCAGCACGACAACCTGGTCCTGGCCGCGGCCCTGGCGCTGGGCAAGCGCGCCGGGATCAGCGCCGGCGCCGCCATGACCTTGACCAAGAACCTGCCCGTCGCCTCGGGCATCGGCGGCGGCTCCGCCGACGCGGCGGCGGCGCTGCGCGGCCTCGCCCGCCTCTGGGGCGTCAGCCTGCCGCTGGCGAAAATGGAAGCCCTGGCGCTGGAGCTGGGCGCCGACGTGCCGGTCTGCCTGCGCGGTGCGCCGGTGGTGATGTCGGGCATCGGCGAAAAACTGGAACCGGTACCGGCACTGCCGCCGCTGTGGCTGGTGCTGGTCAATCCGGGGGTTGCGGTGTCCACTGCCGCGGTCTTCGCCGGGCGCGAAGGAGACTTCTCGCAAGCGCCCGAGCCCCTGCTGCCGCCGCTCGGCCTGGTCGCGCTCATCGACTGGCTGGCCGCGCGGCCCAACGACCTGCAGGCCGCGGCCTGCCGCCTGGCGCCGGCCGTGGTGGAGGTCCTGGCTGTCCTGGACGGGCTTCCCGACTGCCTCTTGGCGCGTATGTCGGGCAGCGGGGCGACCTGCTTCGGGCTGTTCGAGAGCGAGGCGGCGGCGCACGACGCCGCCGAGGCGCTGGTGCGGCAACATCCGGACTGGTGGGTGGCGCCGGCGCTCCTGCGCGCCTGA